The Setaria viridis chromosome 2, Setaria_viridis_v4.0, whole genome shotgun sequence DNA window GGTAAAAGGCTGCACTTTTGGGTTCTCCTCGATTGTTCTTGATCAAGCAAAGGGGTTCCTTCCTCTTGTGCCTCCTGGTCCCTGACGCGCcggagaagagaagaggctgtgcGCTCGTGCGTGTACCTTTGCGTGCGTTAGTTACTTGGGTGCGTGCTCGCTGGGTTTAGGCTGGTAttgggggaggggcagcagggcACGGAAGCCGTGGAAGAAGACGAGTGGAAGCGTGGGAGGAACCAACAGGCTACAAGCGGTGACGGTGATGGTGGTGGGAGATTGGATTCTCTGCGTGTGCAATCTGCGGTGGAAAGCCGGTTTTGCTTGCCGGGGGGCAAAAGCGCagcttttctttctgttttttcgAGGCGGGAGTCGTCGTGTGCTGTGTGGCCATGGAAAAGTGTCGATGAATCCTGTCCTGTATTCTGCCAGCAAAATGACATCTACTCTGACGCCACCTTTGAATTTCCTCCGCCACTCCTCTTAAAACGGAAAAGGGGAAACAAAGTCTTCCCTTAGCCATCGGGGACATTGAACGGTGCAACGTTCTCAATCCTCATCTCATCCAACGTCAATTCTGGAAAAAATTACGTTCATGGTCCCCGATAACGATTAACCTTTGGTGATCATCACAACCAAAGTGTTGTTTCTCGATTCAGGTTTCCGGCTCGTTATAGAAATCCCGAGGGCCACTGTTTTTGTAGTTCTTGCACAGTTACTGCTCACGCTGTTCCATTCATGCAAACAAAATCTTTCTGAATTATTGCAAGTTAGGTGCGTTGTTTTCTCACCATTCGAGCCTAGCGGCTTCTTTCATTTCGTGCCGTATGGGAAGAGGTTGCGGGGAAGACCACAGTTGTAGACTCTTCGAGGGATGGAGAGCTAAGTTCTCGCTGAAATGTTCGTCATAATCATTAACGGATCCGTTTTTGTTCAGTGCAGTAGGAGGATTTCTTTGCTGAAAGCAGGGTCCTTGCGGCCTCTGCTCTTAGAACATTGACTTACTCCACTTTGTACTTGTGGTATCCTAGAACAGGTCATGAGAGAGAGAACAGAAATCCAGAAAGAGACGTCGCCGAAAGTACACGGGACAAATCGATCCTACGATGTTTTCTCTCGAACGCATCGCGATCCTAATAAGATGTCTTCTTTTGGAAAAACAAATCTTAACGTGTCTATCCAGTACTGGAACGATAATGGTAGTTATTCCTATCGGCACCACCAACAGAGTATTCAAAAAGTTAACTTGGGCTTTCGATGATCCGCAGAAGGCGCCAATCATTCCAAGAAAATTTCAGAGGGTTCGAGAAGAGAAGAGTCCCTCGAGCTGTCGACCATGTAGAGCAACCACGCGTTACACTCCAATCAACGGGGTCCTTCAGGTCGTCAGATGCAATGCATCATACAGATCGAGCGAGAGATCGAGCTAGGGAGGCTGTTGCTGAAGACGACGTGGGGGGCAAAAACACATCGCTTTCCGACTGAAGTCAGAGGCACCCGTTTGGGTTTGCCTGATCAGATCGATTGTAATCAGATAGCGATGTGCACTGATGGATATCAAGAAATAATCAGTTTCCGCTCCTGAGGGGCAAGGGATTGGTCTCGTGAAAGGAAAACTTTCAGTTCCTGTTCATATGGCCGCCTGCTCATGATACCAACTGCACAAGTTGATCTGCCCACAGCCGGTGTTGTTGACTGGCATGATCCTGGCACCATGAATGAATGTCAAGTGGATGACGATGACTCCATGAGTGGCTTCCAAACAATGCAAGCTTAAGGTTAATTTGGCATAGATTCCGGTTCAGAAGAAAAGGCTAGGCATAGTATGGTCCCTTGCCTGCACAAACAAGACACTTCAGCTGCAAACAACAGAACGTTCATCTGTTTGGTTTGTTGGATGTCTACATCCACACTTTACAACACTGGATAACTAATCAGAGAATAATGGAAGTGGCGAAAAGAGCAATATGACAATAGAAAGGGGATGCTGCCAAGAACATGTATCAAGCGCAAGAATCTAGGCCTAATGGTGTGGATCTGAGTCAGCAATGGATCAGGCACCATTAGATAATTAGTTTTGTTGGCAATCAGTGCCATTGTTTAAACGACCAATCACACTGAGAATACTAATCCAAGGCCCAAGATATTTTTGGTGTGTTTGCATCCCTGTTTTGCCCCTACGAGTAGGTCGCAGAACAGGAGTTTTTCTTTACAGAATTAAATCATGTAGATGTTGGAGAAATACAGAGATAAACATACCATTACATTGAACTAGTCCTGCTTtaatttctccaaaaaaaatggaaaaaggaaTCCTGCTTGGTTGCATAGACAGAAAACTGGCAACCGAAGTACTGTACCCACACATTTATCAACTCGTGGATTCATCGACGCGTCATCAAACAAGACCAGGTACAGTTAACAGTGGTGTAAACCAACAAACAGTTTTCGTAAGCACATAACCCAACTAGCCTAACATAATCACATAGCATGGCCCATATGAAGCCCAACGTGAACGATGAAGCTGCAATATTTGCCGAGAGCCTCTTAGTTCATCCAAATACCTCCTCGTTGCAGACTGGGCATGCCTGAATCAACAAAAGGTAGAGATCAGGTGATATTCCTATAGTCTTATGGCTTATTCTGGGAGTTGCTTTCATACGAGAGATTCAGatacagcaaaaaaaaaatgttcaaataAGCATATAAATTAGCATCTGTACAAAACAACAGTTTTTCCTTTTGTAGTCCAGAGGCATTATATCAAGATAGAACAGAACTGTACCTTGTTGATCTTAAGCCAGCGAGTTATACAATTTGCATGATAACAATGGCTGCAGGGCAGTCTTATCATCTTCTGACGGCTCTTATAAGTCGTTTTGCATATCACACATCTGCAGCGAAGGTGAATGCAGTTGTGCGTCTGTTAGCAACACAAACGAACGAACTGCTACTTCTATTTTCAAAAGGATGAGCAAATCTGCGAAATAGAATTATGCAGCTACGTACTCTTCATTGTTCTTATTCCTGGAGAATAAGGTGCACTTGTGCCTAAATGGCTCCAAATAAGATATCAGTTCATCAGATAACCCTCTGGACTGAGTTCCTACTGCTTCCCCTAATGCTTGTAGTTGCTGCAACAGTTACAAATTAATTACAATGGGAGTCCCATAGGAATGAGGTTATATAATACCAGAAGCAGCTGGGCAGCGGCCGCTGCATCTTTCAGGTTCAGAGCTGGCCATGACATCCATAAAAGAAAAAACGTCAACACTTAAAACTGAAATCTATCTCTTGTGGTGATTGCTGTGATAACCTCGTTCCTATGTGACTCTCATGATAACCTCACTTAAAACTGAAATCTATCACATATGACAGAATCTCGTTATAACTTCATGATTTGAAAGTTGCTTATGTATTTCAAAACAATATTCCCTTTGGACTTTTCAACATTATATAATACCATGGAAGTTGATCCCTCATGTGAACCTAAGTCTGAAGTTGGATCCACtagatctttcaaaaaaaatctggATCCACTAGCCTGCCTGACCTTGTTTTCATTGTAACAACGCAGGGAGTCAAGGATAAGAATGGACAAGATATATCATGAAACGGCTTCAGCTCTGCACTCTGAACATCCACTAGCTAGAGAAAAGCTAGCAAAAAAAGGAGGGACTTTTGCATTTTGTACATGTTTCATTAAGAGAAATAGGAGTCCAAAACAACAGGCAAACATACATACAGACATGCAGACCATCACGAATTCACGACCAGGGTTTAAGCCCAGCAAACCCGGGACCAGGAACAGGaaacaaagagaaaagaaaCTGAAAACTAGCAGAGAAGAAAACTAGCACTAAAAACCTGAAGGACTACACATGAAACGAAGAAAGAGAATGCTACCCAACTAGACGCTCAGGGCAGAGAGTAGCTAGAAGCTTGTGATTTGCGAACCTGAGTCAACACTGAAGTTATACTATTGCATTTGCTTTGATGGACATTCACTATTTCGCTCTACATTGGACACTGTCAACAGTGCTTAGGAGCCCCGTACAGCAGGAAATTCAGTAAAATATAACATGCTatataccctgaatactctatTCCTGACACAGAGTACTTCTGCTGATGAACCAAGATTCCCTTCCATtcattttgtttgttgttaagaaACAATGCACGAGAATTTCACATCATCTCTTCCAGCGCATGAAAGAATGTAATTGGCATACCTCATACGACATATTATCTGGGTCCACATTGTCTTCCCGTGCCACCTGGATGCACACAAAAATTATCGTCAATATTAGTTCAGACAAATGGAGTTCTTTCCCATGTAAGACAGCAATCCCAATGAACCAAAAAGTTCAAACAGAAGCGTGCCGAATCAACAAACCTGAGCTGCATTCTGTGCAGGCCTGTACTCAACAGCCGGTGACGATGGCTCCAAGGAcacattacctgaaaaacaaATGAGCGATGAGCATGTGGTCAGTGACTGTGTTACTAGTTGGCTACAGCTAATTAGCTGACGGTATCACCTCAAACTAAGCGAAAGATTCTGGGAGTGGAGCTGTACCGGTGAATTCTCTGGTGTCGGCAGCGGCGTCGCGCgtgttctcctcctcctgcagcTGCCTGGCCAGAGCTTCGTCAGACGACAGCCAGGTCTCGATCTTGTGGGTCTCTGAGGAGATGCGGACTGAGTAGGTGGTGGGAGTCGCCATTGATGAAGTTTGCAATTTCCCTGCATCAATTTAGCGGCGAGGACGGGTGGTCGAGTCAAGCAGCTGTAAACATGTTTGAACTattgtctgaactctgaaccaaAACAACACTCGAGCTCATGGTTGCGGTGAAAGTTTGATGTCCGCGATGTCCGACGTCTTTCCACAGACTGAACTCATATTGCATCGCAGGAAGGGCAATTTGAATTTGGCACACTGAACACGGTTCTAATTTATCGAAATCACTGCCGAATTGAGATCCTTTCTCTCTCCGACCAAGAAACCAATCAcacgagacaaaaaaaaaaggaacaaacgGAATTTCACTCCAGATCAAGAGCGCCGAATCATCCAACGACCGTCATCTTCTCGAAAGAAACGGAAGGAGATAGCCGTGCGTACCTCGCCTCCGTCCTCCGGATCAGCAGAGCAGGGGTAGAGTgatggcgcgccgccgccgcctcctcctccctcctctcctctctctcgctTTCTCCCCCTATCCCTGGCAAACTGTGTGGTACTACTACTCCAGTCCAGAGGCTTTATGCAACCGACGACGTGAGCCGTGGTTGCTCACAGGTCAATCTGATGGAGACCACTTACTCGAAGCTCttctttttgtttccttttgcaTTATTTTTCTCCCGTTTGTATCTTGGAACCCTTGTTCTTGTATCTTGTCAACAACAACTCCATTTTTCATTCTATTTTCGGTTAGCTAAACTCCATTTTACAAAGCCTAGCCCACAGGATAACCCAAGGATGCTGTGACAGGGGATTGTTAGCTGTCCATGAACACGTCGCATCACCTTGCAGTGTTTGTTTAACAATGCGCTTAGGCTGCTAGGTTTACACACGAGGGTACAAGTGGCGTCAGAGAGACTTGTTTAAGGCCACCAAACCGGTGGCAGGTCTTCACCAGTCATCACATAGATAGTGGCTCACAACTCACGAGCAGAAAGAACCAGCAGGAGGTCCCTCCAGAGCAGTAGCTTCCAGGCGATGGATCTCACAAGATTCTGCAGGACTGCAGCCAAACTGTCGAACAAGGACTCCCTTTTGATTGCTCCTCTGCCGCGTGGCTGTTCGTTCGAGAGGGTTTCACTTTCTGACGGTCCGTGGCTCTGTGCACAGTAAAAAAAGGATTATTAGGTGACGCTGGATAGGTCCAAAAATGGCCGTAATTTGCGATGGCGGATGAAAGCTGCGTGGACGGAATAAGTTCTAGGGGTAAAAGTCGCAGAACGCGATTCACAATTCAACCGCTCGGAATCTTCGAAGGGAAAAGTATCTCATGCCTATGATGATGACAGATTGACAGTGCTGTTGTCATAATTTTACTTATTTATTAATTGTTGTGCTATTTGTTTGAGAAATCCCTAAACCTAGGGATAAATTGTGGGCTCATACGAAATTACCCCTAGGGGTCAAGGTTATATAAAGGAACATGTATTATAATAAGGCTATATAAAGGAACATGTATTATAATAAGAGAGAACAAGTTTCACCTACATTGTCTCGTGTGTGTTTATCTCAGGTGttacaggaaaaaaaatacgGATGATCTTTTACATTTTCCTCACATCTCACGTCTCATCTGTTATCGGGAGGGAAGGAACCGGATCGCCTGATCCGCGACTGCGCCGTTACTCAACACTATTTTCCCATGCGATAAGTACGTTGGGCCATGAAGGCTCGTCATAGGCCCGACGAAGTCAGTAGTTGCGGGAACAACACAGCGTGCGTCCTCTTACAGAAATTTGGGCCTTATGCGCATCAGGCCTTGTGAAGCAGAGTAGGCCGCGATTTCAGCATCTTTCTCATGCGTGGCGACGGCCCatttctttctccttcctccgggCGGGGTATCTAACGCCGGCCCGACCGAGCccgcgagcgcgcgcgcgcgcctacACGTTCGGTGGCTCACACGCTTGCGATGCGCGCTGCCCGCTCCTCCATCATCGACGAGACGCCCGGCCACCGCGCTGCGCAGGTAGGTGAGCAACGcgaggctcgccgccgccgcgcgcgaaACCACTCCGCACGCCTATAAATCTCGCCGTTAGAGCACATACACACACCGCAATCAACAAGCCAGTTCCAGCTTGTAGTAGCGCTACGCACGCTGCACGTAGGAGGCTCGCGTTCCTGCTCTGGTGGTGGGATGGCGATGGTaacggccgccgccgagccgcagccgcgcgcggcgctgtccctgctgctgctgctcctggccTTGCTCCTGGTGGTGCTGGGCGGCGCCGAGGCGCAGCAGCAGACGTGCGCGGGGCAGCTGAGCGGGCTAGCCCCCTGCGCGCGCTACAgcgtgccgccggcgccggggcaggCGCCCCCGGCGCCCGGGCCGGAGTGCTGCTCCGCGCTGGGGGCCGTGTCCAGGGACTGCGCCTGCGAGACGTTCGGCATCATCAACAGCCTGCCGGCCAAGTGCGGCCTCCCACCAGTCAGCTGCCGCTGTGAGACACCTCTCAACTTGCACACACGGACACGGGCGCAGCAATTTTATTTGAGCGTGCTCGACATGTTTCCACGCGCTGACGATTGctttcctttcccttttcctCCGTGGATGCAGAGTGATGTCCAGTAGTGCGCCACCGTTCACCAGATGAAGGTGAAGACCGCCGCAAgggcaaagaagaagaagaagaagaataaaagaTCGTCTCTGATGGATGGTCATCTAGAGATTCTAGATTGAGCTGCTGCTATCGGGCGCAGGGCTCTTGTTGACATCAACCgtttttccttctctctttttttttattcacGTCCTTCAGCTTGTCCTGTCTGCTGGTCTCATCAGTGAATGTTAAGCAAACGCTGACAGCCGTTCGATACATCTCTCGTGCATTTCTGTGACCTCCTTTGCGTGCGCTCGAGTGTTCACGGCGCGAACGTGAGTCTTTCAGCGCGAATGTTCTCATCTGTCTGCACAAAGCGGGCACAATGCGTCACGCGAAGCCGGGAACCCCAGCAACGCTGGCTGACACGGCCGCGCCCCACGCCCCAACCCCCAGCACATAACCACCGCTCATGAGGCAGGGACACGTGCTCTCAACGGAGGCAAGGCAGTGCACCATCGCTTACACGGCGTAGACCGAAACACACAACATATACAAAACCGCTTTGCAGTTTGCACAGAGGGGGCTCTTTAAAATGAATGATCATGCATAGGTACATGGTGTCACATTGTATACATATCCTGGGTCCTGGCTCTTTTTCACGGTTTACTCTGACATAAACCTTTCTTTAGCAGGCATAT harbors:
- the LOC117843600 gene encoding anther-specific protein MZm3-3, with the protein product MAMVTAAAEPQPRAALSLLLLLLALLLVVLGGAEAQQQTCAGQLSGLAPCARYSVPPAPGQAPPAPGPECCSALGAVSRDCACETFGIINSLPAKCGLPPVSCR
- the LOC117846572 gene encoding E3 ubiquitin-protein ligase BIG BROTHER, producing MATPTTYSVRISSETHKIETWLSSDEALARQLQEEENTRDAAADTREFTGNVSLEPSSPAVEYRPAQNAAQVAREDNVDPDNMSYEQLQALGEAVGTQSRGLSDELISYLEPFRHKCTLFSRNKNNEECVICKTTYKSRQKMIRLPCSHCYHANCITRWLKINKACPVCNEEVFG